Part of the Varibaculum massiliense genome is shown below.
TGGCCATAATCGTACTCATCCAACGTTTCTTTAAAGGCTTCATGGGAACCCTAGCGGTACTAGCCGGGCTGGTAATTGGTACCGGCGTGGCGGCTGCACTGGGCGACACCTCGTTTAGTCAAGTCGGGAAATCTTCCTGGGTAGCAGTCACTACCCCGTTCTATTTCGGCTGGCCTCAGTTCTCTTTAACTGCCTGCATCTCCATGATTGTAGTCATGCTGCTGACCATGGTAGAAACCACCGGTGACGTCTTTGCCACCGGTGAAATAGTGGGCAAACGCATCGGAAAGAAGGAAATCACCGCCGCATTACGCGCCGATGGTCTGTCCACTACGTTAGGGGGAATCTTGAACTCTTTCCCCTACACCTGTTTCGCACAAAACATTGGTTTGGTACGTCTGACCAAAGTCCATTCTCGCTGGGTAGTAGCCTGTGCGGGTGGAATTATGATTATTTTAGGGATAATTCCCAAGGCAGGTGCGATTGTAGCTTCAATCCCCTCTCCTGTGCTGGGCGGAGCCTCCATGGCTTTGTTTGCCAACCTAACGTTAGTAGGGATTCAAACCTTATCGAGAGTTGACCTTTCGGATACTCGCAACGGAATTATTTTGACGACCTCAATCGCACTGGCGATGCTGGTTTCCTTCAAGCCGGCAATCGCCGATGCCTTCCCCGCATGGGCACAGATTTTCTTCGCCTCGGGAGTAACCCTGGGCTCAATCAGCGCCATCTTACTGAATCTGCTGTTCTTCCACGTAGGGCCGCGTGCTAAAGGCGAGGACGTAGCGCTGGGAACTAGCGGCAAACGGCGCTCTTTGCGAGCAGTTAACAAAATGAGCGAGGAAGAGTTTGTAAATACCTTTGCCCGCTTGTTTAACGGGGTAACTTGGCCGCTGCAGGCAGCTGCCGAGATGCGTCCCTTCCGGGATGTAGGCGAACTTAAGGAAGCCCTGCAAGACGCAGTGATGGTGGCGGGCAAAGAGGCTCAAGATCAACTGATTGCCTCCTATCCAGATGTAACCGTAATGCTGACCGCCAGCGAGAGCGAAGCCAAAGAAATTTCGCAGGACGTGGGGTCTTTGGCTTTGGGACAGCTTACGGAGGAACAAAAAGCACAGCTACACACGCTGGAAAGTTCCTACCATGAAAAGTTCAACCTGCCGCTAGTGGCACTGCTTTCCCGGATGGATAGCGTAGATGAGATCATTAAGGACGGGCTGCACCGCCTAGAGAACTCGCCGCGGCACGAACGAGTAGTGGCTCTCGGACAGGTGGTAGAGGTCGTTAATGACCGCTTGGAAATCATGATGGCGGACGCCAACCCCATCCGTTCGGCTTGGAGCCGCAAGTTCGAGCAGCTCGACTAAGACGCGAGCAGCAAACGGCTAGTTAACCTTGCCAGCCGGGGTCTCGGAAGTATCCCAAGCGAGATCGAACCCACCCGGGGTTGTCCATACCCGGGTGGGTAGCTCCCCCGGCAGATATTGGTTATTTTTCGAACAGAAGATTGGCCCGGCCGGATCGGCACTCTTCATCTGCGCCCGGTAGTCGCGCAGGGCACCA
Proteins encoded:
- a CDS encoding solute carrier family 23 protein yields the protein MAADEPLNPPLKALGDSLEAEIKLKDTKKHPVNQVPSAPRTLLLSVQHVLAFYAGAVVVPLIVAGGLKLDPATTVHLINADLFTCGIATLIQSIGFWRIGVRLPIVQGVTTMAISPMIAIGLAVNQHGGTEVLPTIYGAVIVAGLFTFFAAPLFAKLIRLFPPLVIGIVLTTMGTTLLGVSAADVIGRVDEQVPPMPITLRSLAYGLGTLAIIVLIQRFFKGFMGTLAVLAGLVIGTGVAAALGDTSFSQVGKSSWVAVTTPFYFGWPQFSLTACISMIVVMLLTMVETTGDVFATGEIVGKRIGKKEITAALRADGLSTTLGGILNSFPYTCFAQNIGLVRLTKVHSRWVVACAGGIMIILGIIPKAGAIVASIPSPVLGGASMALFANLTLVGIQTLSRVDLSDTRNGIILTTSIALAMLVSFKPAIADAFPAWAQIFFASGVTLGSISAILLNLLFFHVGPRAKGEDVALGTSGKRRSLRAVNKMSEEEFVNTFARLFNGVTWPLQAAAEMRPFRDVGELKEALQDAVMVAGKEAQDQLIASYPDVTVMLTASESEAKEISQDVGSLALGQLTEEQKAQLHTLESSYHEKFNLPLVALLSRMDSVDEIIKDGLHRLENSPRHERVVALGQVVEVVNDRLEIMMADANPIRSAWSRKFEQLD